In Halobaculum sp. XH14, a single genomic region encodes these proteins:
- a CDS encoding glucosamine inositolphosphorylceramide transferase family protein: MEEYRSLRTESSIGLKPLESEEGVFRKGANLKPHPDAPNPVLTKDDVDDVLTRFVADPFIVYESGVYNLFFEIKSIGGNVFIGHAFSEDGLEYTYNQVVIEPEFAQHTYPYVFKLDGQWMMVPSPGANVNGQFRVYEAVDFPIEWRLRAVPIQERVRQDPTPIFHDDRWFLIYQDTDTWDVELKHSDSLFADEWNTHPASPIFENDPKEIANCSIGGAEMVPSGRPIYNGDSVDLFYRSHINREVYHYRITALTEDTFEQHRFSDSTVFEGLKTNEWNRRFMHTVNPVYPWMSDEPRVAVDGLKADSYEWSIGIYTID, translated from the coding sequence ATGGAAGAGTACAGATCACTTCGCACCGAGTCTAGCATTGGACTGAAACCGTTAGAATCCGAGGAAGGAGTATTCCGGAAAGGAGCTAATTTGAAGCCACACCCTGACGCTCCGAATCCAGTGTTGACCAAGGATGACGTTGACGACGTCCTCACTCGGTTCGTCGCCGATCCATTCATTGTTTATGAAAGTGGCGTGTACAATCTCTTTTTCGAAATAAAATCAATTGGTGGAAACGTCTTTATCGGTCACGCCTTCAGCGAAGACGGACTCGAGTACACTTACAATCAAGTCGTTATTGAACCCGAGTTTGCTCAGCACACCTACCCATATGTCTTTAAGTTGGATGGGCAGTGGATGATGGTTCCGTCCCCAGGAGCCAACGTCAATGGTCAGTTTCGCGTCTACGAAGCAGTCGATTTTCCCATTGAATGGCGACTGAGAGCCGTACCAATTCAAGAACGTGTGCGACAGGATCCCACACCGATCTTCCACGACGACAGATGGTTCCTTATATACCAAGATACAGACACATGGGACGTCGAACTGAAGCATTCCGATTCCCTTTTTGCGGACGAATGGAACACCCATCCGGCCAGTCCAATATTCGAAAACGACCCAAAGGAGATAGCAAACTGTTCAATCGGTGGTGCCGAGATGGTTCCTTCGGGGCGACCGATTTACAACGGCGATTCCGTCGATCTATTTTACAGATCCCACATCAATCGAGAGGTCTACCACTACCGGATTACAGCGCTAACTGAGGACACGTTCGAGCAGCACCGGTTCTCCGACTCGACCGTTTTTGAAGGCTTGAAAACGAACGAGTGGAACCGACGGTTCATGCACACGGTGAATCCAGTTTACCCGTGGATGTCTGATGAGCCCAGAGTTGCCGTCGACGGGCTCAAAGCCGATAGCTACGAGTGGAGCATCGGGATATATACCATCGATTGA